Proteins found in one Cynocephalus volans isolate mCynVol1 chromosome 18, mCynVol1.pri, whole genome shotgun sequence genomic segment:
- the CHML gene encoding rab proteins geranylgeranyltransferase component A 2 isoform X2 → MADSLPTQFDVVIIGTGLPESILAAACSRSGQRVLHIDSRSYYGGNWASFSFSGLLSWLKEYQQNSDIGEESNAAWRDLILETEEAITFCKKDKTIQHTEVFCYAGQIVEDNVEELGALQKNPSSMTSSTLTELLDSSCSPEEKHKYFTSYEMPAKHTENSDREISTEVMDVEESLEKGKYRGDKTCTCTISDGDKGENKPAEDNTDQPKRNRITYSQIVKEGRRFNIDLVEQVPCSRADVFNSKELTMVEKRMLMKFLTFCLDYEQHPDEYQTFKQCSFSEYLKTKNLTPNLQHFVLHSIAMTSESSCSTIDGLKATRNFLQCLGRFGNTPFLFPLYGQGEIPQCFCRMCAVFGGIYCLRHKVQCLVVDKESGRCKAIIDHFGQRINAKYFIVEDSYLSEETCSNVQYKQISRAVLITDQSILKTDSDQQISILIVPPAEPGTCAVRVTELCSSTMTCMKDTYLVHLTCSSSKTAREDLESVVKKLFTPYAEIEIEKEELRKPRLLWALYFNMRDSSGISRSLYSGLPSNVYVCSGPDCGLGNEHAVKQAETLFQEIFPNEEFCPPPPNPEDITFDRDDKQPQALGTDDTTMAKVESSEESKNPENQGEHLKN, encoded by the exons ATGGCGGACAGTCTCCCCACACAGTTTGATGTGGTTATAATAGGGACAGGTTTGCCCGAATCCATCCTTGCAGCTGCATGTTCAAGAAGTGGTCAGAGGGTTCTGCATATTGATTCAAGAAGTTACTATGGAGGAAACTGGGCTAGTTTTAGCTTTTCAGGATTGCTGTCCTGGTTGAAGGAGTATCAGCAGAACAGTGACATTGGGGAAGAAAGTAATGCTGCATGGCGAGACCTGATCCTTGAAACAGAAGAAGCCATCACTTTTTGCAAGAAGGATAAAACCATTCAGCACACAGAAGTTTTTTGTTATGCTGGTCAGATTGTGGAGGACAATGTTGAGGAGCTTGGTGCTTTGCAGAAAAATCCTTCTTCCATGACATCTAGTACCCTCACCGAACTTCTGGATTCTTCATGCTCACCTGAAGAAAAGCACAAATATTTTACTAGCTATGAAATGCCTGCCAAACACACTGAAAACAGTGATAGAGAGATTTCAACAGAAGTAATGGATGTAGAGGAATCGCTGGAGAAAGGAAAGTATCGTGGAGATAAAACTTGTACGTGCACAATTTCAGATGGAGATAAAGGTGAAAACAAACCTGCAGAAGACAATACTGATCAACCAAAGAGAAATAGGATTACTTACTCTCAAATAGTTAAAGAAGGCAGGAGGTTTAATATTGATTTG GTGGAACAGGTGCCTTGTTCCAGAGCAGATGTGTTTAATAGCAAAGAACTCACTATGGTTGAAAAGAGGATGCTAATGAAATTTCTCACATTTTGTTTAGACTATGAACAACATCCAGATGAATACCAAACTTTCAAGCAATGTTCATTTTCAGAATACTTAAAGACCAAAAACTTAACCCCCAACCTCCAACATTTTGTACTGCACTCGATTGCAATGACATCAGAATCATCTTGCTCTACAATAGATGGCCTTAAAGCAACGAGAAACTTCCTTCAGTGTCTTGGACGGTTTGGCAACACTCCCTTTTTATTTCCCTTGTATGGCCAAGGAGAAATTCCCCAGTGTTTCTGCAGGATGTGTGCAGTTTTTGGTGGAATCTATTGTCTTCGCCATAAAGTGCAATGCCTTGTAGTTGACAAAGAATCTGGAAGATGTAAAGCAATTATAGATCACTTTGGTCAAAGaataaatgctaaatattttattgtggagGATAGTTACCTTTCTGAGGAAACATGCTCAAATGTGCAGTATAAGCAGATCTCTAGGGCAGTGCTCATTACAGACCAGTCTATACTAAAGACAGATTCAGATCAGCAGATTTCCATTTTGATTGTTCCTCCAGCAGAACCAGGAACTTGTGCTGTTCGGGTCACAGAATTATGTTCTTCAACCATGACATGTATGAAAGACACCTATCTGGTACATCTGACCTGTTCATCTTCCAAAACTGCAAGAGAAGACTTAGAATCAGTGGTGAAGAAGTTATTCACCCCATATGCTGagatagaaatagaaaaggaagaacttAGAAAGCCAAGACTCTTGTGGGCtctttattttaatatgagaGACTCCTCAGGAATCAGCAGAAGCTTATATAGTGGCTTACCTTCCAATGTTTATGTCTGCTCTGGGCCTGACTGTGGACTAGGAAATGAACATGCAGTCAAGCAAGCTGAAACACTTTTCCAGGAGATCTTTCCAAATGAAGAATTCTGCCCTCCACCTCCAAATCCAGAAGACATTACCTTTGACCGTGATGATAAGCAACCACAGGCTCTTGGAACCGATGATACTACAATGGCCAAAGTAGAATCTTCTGAGGAAAGCAAAAACCCAGAAAACCAAGGGGAGCaccttaaaaattag
- the CHML gene encoding rab proteins geranylgeranyltransferase component A 2 isoform X3 translates to MADSLPTQFDVVIIGTGLPESILAAACSRSGQRVLHIDSRSYYGGNWASFSFSGLLSWLKEYQQNSDNVEELGALQKNPSSMTSSTLTELLDSSCSPEEKHKYFTSYEMPAKHTENSDREISTEVMDVEESLEKGKYRGDKTCTCTISDGDKGENKPAEDNTDQPKRNRITYSQIVKEGRRFNIDLVSKLLYSQGLLIDLLIKSNVSRYAEFENVTRILAFREGKVEQVPCSRADVFNSKELTMVEKRMLMKFLTFCLDYEQHPDEYQTFKQCSFSEYLKTKNLTPNLQHFVLHSIAMTSESSCSTIDGLKATRNFLQCLGRFGNTPFLFPLYGQGEIPQCFCRMCAVFGGIYCLRHKVQCLVVDKESGRCKAIIDHFGQRINAKYFIVEDSYLSEETCSNVQYKQISRAVLITDQSILKTDSDQQISILIVPPAEPGTCAVRVTELCSSTMTCMKDTYLVHLTCSSSKTAREDLESVVKKLFTPYAEIEIEKEELRKPRLLWALYFNMRDSSGISRSLYSGLPSNVYVCSGPDCGLGNEHAVKQAETLFQEIFPNEEFCPPPPNPEDITFDRDDKQPQALGTDDTTMAKVESSEESKNPENQGEHLKN, encoded by the exons ATGGCGGACAGTCTCCCCACACAGTTTGATGTGGTTATAATAGGGACAGGTTTGCCCGAATCCATCCTTGCAGCTGCATGTTCAAGAAGTGGTCAGAGGGTTCTGCATATTGATTCAAGAAGTTACTATGGAGGAAACTGGGCTAGTTTTAGCTTTTCAGGATTGCTGTCCTGGTTGAAGGAGTATCAGCAGAACAGTGAC AATGTTGAGGAGCTTGGTGCTTTGCAGAAAAATCCTTCTTCCATGACATCTAGTACCCTCACCGAACTTCTGGATTCTTCATGCTCACCTGAAGAAAAGCACAAATATTTTACTAGCTATGAAATGCCTGCCAAACACACTGAAAACAGTGATAGAGAGATTTCAACAGAAGTAATGGATGTAGAGGAATCGCTGGAGAAAGGAAAGTATCGTGGAGATAAAACTTGTACGTGCACAATTTCAGATGGAGATAAAGGTGAAAACAAACCTGCAGAAGACAATACTGATCAACCAAAGAGAAATAGGATTACTTACTCTCAAATAGTTAAAGAAGGCAGGAGGTTTAATATTGATTTGGTGTCAAAGCTGCTTTATTCTCAAGGATTGCTAATTGATCTTTTAATCAAATCAAACGTTAGTCGTTATGCAGAATTTGAAAATGTCACTAGGATTCTTGCATTTCGGGAAGGAAAGGTGGAACAGGTGCCTTGTTCCAGAGCAGATGTGTTTAATAGCAAAGAACTCACTATGGTTGAAAAGAGGATGCTAATGAAATTTCTCACATTTTGTTTAGACTATGAACAACATCCAGATGAATACCAAACTTTCAAGCAATGTTCATTTTCAGAATACTTAAAGACCAAAAACTTAACCCCCAACCTCCAACATTTTGTACTGCACTCGATTGCAATGACATCAGAATCATCTTGCTCTACAATAGATGGCCTTAAAGCAACGAGAAACTTCCTTCAGTGTCTTGGACGGTTTGGCAACACTCCCTTTTTATTTCCCTTGTATGGCCAAGGAGAAATTCCCCAGTGTTTCTGCAGGATGTGTGCAGTTTTTGGTGGAATCTATTGTCTTCGCCATAAAGTGCAATGCCTTGTAGTTGACAAAGAATCTGGAAGATGTAAAGCAATTATAGATCACTTTGGTCAAAGaataaatgctaaatattttattgtggagGATAGTTACCTTTCTGAGGAAACATGCTCAAATGTGCAGTATAAGCAGATCTCTAGGGCAGTGCTCATTACAGACCAGTCTATACTAAAGACAGATTCAGATCAGCAGATTTCCATTTTGATTGTTCCTCCAGCAGAACCAGGAACTTGTGCTGTTCGGGTCACAGAATTATGTTCTTCAACCATGACATGTATGAAAGACACCTATCTGGTACATCTGACCTGTTCATCTTCCAAAACTGCAAGAGAAGACTTAGAATCAGTGGTGAAGAAGTTATTCACCCCATATGCTGagatagaaatagaaaaggaagaacttAGAAAGCCAAGACTCTTGTGGGCtctttattttaatatgagaGACTCCTCAGGAATCAGCAGAAGCTTATATAGTGGCTTACCTTCCAATGTTTATGTCTGCTCTGGGCCTGACTGTGGACTAGGAAATGAACATGCAGTCAAGCAAGCTGAAACACTTTTCCAGGAGATCTTTCCAAATGAAGAATTCTGCCCTCCACCTCCAAATCCAGAAGACATTACCTTTGACCGTGATGATAAGCAACCACAGGCTCTTGGAACCGATGATACTACAATGGCCAAAGTAGAATCTTCTGAGGAAAGCAAAAACCCAGAAAACCAAGGGGAGCaccttaaaaattag
- the OPN3 gene encoding opsin-3 isoform X4, with the protein MFSGNRSGGQGYWEGGGAAGVEGPAGTPRPAPLFSPGTYERLALLLGSAGLLGVGNNLLVLVLYCKCQRLRAPTHLLLVSISLSDLLASVFGVPFTFVSCLRNGWVWDAAGCAWDGFSSSLFEKSSSHKCMCHAF; encoded by the exons ATGTTCTCCGGCAACCGCAGCGGCGGCCAGGGCTACTGGGAGGGCGGCGGGGCCGCGGGCGTCGAGGGGCCGGCGGGGACGCCGCGTCCCGCGCCGCTCTTCAGCCCGGGCACCTACGAGCGCCTGGCGCTGCTGCTGGGCTCCGCGGGGCTGCTGGGCGTCGGCAACAACCTGCTGGTGCTCGTCCTCTACTGCAAGTGCCAGCGGCTGCGCGCTCCCACCCACCTCCTGCTGGTCAGCATCAGCCTCAGCGACCTGCTGGCGTCCGTCTTCGGGGTCCCCTTTACCTTCGTGTCCTGCCTGAGGAACGGCTGGGTGTGGGACGCCGCGGGCTGCGCGTGGGACGGGTTCAGCAGCAGCCTCTTCG agaAGAGTTCCAGTCACAAATGCATGTGTCATGCATTTTGA
- the CHML gene encoding rab proteins geranylgeranyltransferase component A 2 isoform X1: MADSLPTQFDVVIIGTGLPESILAAACSRSGQRVLHIDSRSYYGGNWASFSFSGLLSWLKEYQQNSDIGEESNAAWRDLILETEEAITFCKKDKTIQHTEVFCYAGQIVEDNVEELGALQKNPSSMTSSTLTELLDSSCSPEEKHKYFTSYEMPAKHTENSDREISTEVMDVEESLEKGKYRGDKTCTCTISDGDKGENKPAEDNTDQPKRNRITYSQIVKEGRRFNIDLVSKLLYSQGLLIDLLIKSNVSRYAEFENVTRILAFREGKVEQVPCSRADVFNSKELTMVEKRMLMKFLTFCLDYEQHPDEYQTFKQCSFSEYLKTKNLTPNLQHFVLHSIAMTSESSCSTIDGLKATRNFLQCLGRFGNTPFLFPLYGQGEIPQCFCRMCAVFGGIYCLRHKVQCLVVDKESGRCKAIIDHFGQRINAKYFIVEDSYLSEETCSNVQYKQISRAVLITDQSILKTDSDQQISILIVPPAEPGTCAVRVTELCSSTMTCMKDTYLVHLTCSSSKTAREDLESVVKKLFTPYAEIEIEKEELRKPRLLWALYFNMRDSSGISRSLYSGLPSNVYVCSGPDCGLGNEHAVKQAETLFQEIFPNEEFCPPPPNPEDITFDRDDKQPQALGTDDTTMAKVESSEESKNPENQGEHLKN, translated from the coding sequence ATGGCGGACAGTCTCCCCACACAGTTTGATGTGGTTATAATAGGGACAGGTTTGCCCGAATCCATCCTTGCAGCTGCATGTTCAAGAAGTGGTCAGAGGGTTCTGCATATTGATTCAAGAAGTTACTATGGAGGAAACTGGGCTAGTTTTAGCTTTTCAGGATTGCTGTCCTGGTTGAAGGAGTATCAGCAGAACAGTGACATTGGGGAAGAAAGTAATGCTGCATGGCGAGACCTGATCCTTGAAACAGAAGAAGCCATCACTTTTTGCAAGAAGGATAAAACCATTCAGCACACAGAAGTTTTTTGTTATGCTGGTCAGATTGTGGAGGACAATGTTGAGGAGCTTGGTGCTTTGCAGAAAAATCCTTCTTCCATGACATCTAGTACCCTCACCGAACTTCTGGATTCTTCATGCTCACCTGAAGAAAAGCACAAATATTTTACTAGCTATGAAATGCCTGCCAAACACACTGAAAACAGTGATAGAGAGATTTCAACAGAAGTAATGGATGTAGAGGAATCGCTGGAGAAAGGAAAGTATCGTGGAGATAAAACTTGTACGTGCACAATTTCAGATGGAGATAAAGGTGAAAACAAACCTGCAGAAGACAATACTGATCAACCAAAGAGAAATAGGATTACTTACTCTCAAATAGTTAAAGAAGGCAGGAGGTTTAATATTGATTTGGTGTCAAAGCTGCTTTATTCTCAAGGATTGCTAATTGATCTTTTAATCAAATCAAACGTTAGTCGTTATGCAGAATTTGAAAATGTCACTAGGATTCTTGCATTTCGGGAAGGAAAGGTGGAACAGGTGCCTTGTTCCAGAGCAGATGTGTTTAATAGCAAAGAACTCACTATGGTTGAAAAGAGGATGCTAATGAAATTTCTCACATTTTGTTTAGACTATGAACAACATCCAGATGAATACCAAACTTTCAAGCAATGTTCATTTTCAGAATACTTAAAGACCAAAAACTTAACCCCCAACCTCCAACATTTTGTACTGCACTCGATTGCAATGACATCAGAATCATCTTGCTCTACAATAGATGGCCTTAAAGCAACGAGAAACTTCCTTCAGTGTCTTGGACGGTTTGGCAACACTCCCTTTTTATTTCCCTTGTATGGCCAAGGAGAAATTCCCCAGTGTTTCTGCAGGATGTGTGCAGTTTTTGGTGGAATCTATTGTCTTCGCCATAAAGTGCAATGCCTTGTAGTTGACAAAGAATCTGGAAGATGTAAAGCAATTATAGATCACTTTGGTCAAAGaataaatgctaaatattttattgtggagGATAGTTACCTTTCTGAGGAAACATGCTCAAATGTGCAGTATAAGCAGATCTCTAGGGCAGTGCTCATTACAGACCAGTCTATACTAAAGACAGATTCAGATCAGCAGATTTCCATTTTGATTGTTCCTCCAGCAGAACCAGGAACTTGTGCTGTTCGGGTCACAGAATTATGTTCTTCAACCATGACATGTATGAAAGACACCTATCTGGTACATCTGACCTGTTCATCTTCCAAAACTGCAAGAGAAGACTTAGAATCAGTGGTGAAGAAGTTATTCACCCCATATGCTGagatagaaatagaaaaggaagaacttAGAAAGCCAAGACTCTTGTGGGCtctttattttaatatgagaGACTCCTCAGGAATCAGCAGAAGCTTATATAGTGGCTTACCTTCCAATGTTTATGTCTGCTCTGGGCCTGACTGTGGACTAGGAAATGAACATGCAGTCAAGCAAGCTGAAACACTTTTCCAGGAGATCTTTCCAAATGAAGAATTCTGCCCTCCACCTCCAAATCCAGAAGACATTACCTTTGACCGTGATGATAAGCAACCACAGGCTCTTGGAACCGATGATACTACAATGGCCAAAGTAGAATCTTCTGAGGAAAGCAAAAACCCAGAAAACCAAGGGGAGCaccttaaaaattag